In Isosphaera pallida ATCC 43644, the sequence CCGACAACAGCGTGTTCTCCTGCGCTCCACCAACAATCAATCGCGTGATAATATGGACGATTTTCATGGAATGGACAATCTCGACGGTCGAAAATAGGGATGGCCGGGCGAGGCGTCGCGGGATGGGGGAGTTGGTTAGAATACCCCGGTTCCTCTCGCGTCGGGAAGGCGCGTTCGCTGTGAATCCAATGGTCGCGTGGGGAGGGGTTTGATGTCCGACTCGAACCTGGATCGGACCCGACCTACGGCGTGGAGAGATTCATTTCTGGTCCAAGGAGAGGTCGCAAACGCTCATGGCCGAGTTTGACGCCCGCAAGCTGGCCGACGTGGCTCCCGATCATCCCGATTTCGCCCGTCTCCTTGAAAACTGCGCTGCGACTGCCGAGCGTGCCGCGCGTCACGGCGGTAACCGGTTATTGGAGTCGTACCGCAACGTGACCGCGCGGGAGAAGGGTCCCTTCGACCTGGTCACCGATGCCGATCTCGCCAGTCAGCGAGTGATTGTCGAGACAATTCTCGAGACCCATCCCGGCCATACGATCCTTGGCGAGGAGGGCCTTCAGGCCGATCCCACCAATCCGTGGAAATGGATTGTCGATCCCCTCGACGGCACGGTCAATTTCGCGCATGGGTTGCCGCCCTGGTGCGTGTCGATCGGCCTGGAGGCGTATGGCGAACTCGTGGTCGGCGTGATTCACGTCCCTCTGGAGCAGGCCACCTTTCGCGCCGTCAAGGGAGCCGGGGCGGTTCTCAATGGGCAACCGATCCAGGTCAGTTCAATTGACTCGATGGAAGGAGCAGTGATTGCCACGGGCTTCCCGACTTATTGGGAACCGCATGACCCCGACCGTCTAATGGCGTTGTTCCGCCGGTTTTGCACAAGAACCCATTCGGTTCGTCGTTCCGGTTCCTCAGCGTGGAATCTGGCGATGACCGCTGCGGGAGCCTTCGACATCTGTTACGCCACGGTCATGCAACCCTGGGACGCAGCCGCGGGCGTCGTGTTGGTGCGCGAGGCGGGCGGCCAGGTCACCGACCTGGAGGGCCAACCTTACAACCTGGAGCGTCAGGCGATTCTCGCTACCAACGGTCGGTTGCATGCGGAGGCGGTTGAGGCGATCCGTCAGACCGACGCGGCGCTTGGACGTCGATCCCAGCCGGCGGCCAACTGATCTGATCGAGTCCTACGTCTCCTTGGTCGACTCAACGACCTCTCAATGAACCGATGGGGGGTCCGCGTCGTCCAACCTCCAGACCGTTTGACGCGACCGCCCACCTCCCGAGTTCAAGTTCGCTGCGACCGCGGCCTCAGCCGGACGCGGGAGCATCCCGCGCTGGAGATGCCGCCGCGGGTCGCGTCGCGTTGAAGTGAAGGGACCGGGGAGCGAGAGCGGATGAGTTGGAGGAACGGGAGCAAACCAACCATGATCCGCGGCGTCTCCACCCTTGCCCGCGAGTTCCTTCGCCGTCACCCAGGAGGGAATCTGAACATGTTGGCCCTTTGGACTTGGGGGGGGAAATTAGTGACGGCGTTGGCCTTAGCGGGGACCCTGACTGTGAGCGTCGCGCTCGCCGCCTCGGAGGCCTTTGCCGCTCCTCTTCCAGAACCTCCGCCGATCGTGCGCTCCGTCGAAGTTCGAGGCGAGGCGATGGAGGACCGTGTCGCCCTGGTGATCCGCTACGAGATCGCCATCCCGGATCCCCGGCGGTCTTACTGGGCGGTGATCCGGCTCGATGGTCGGGTGCTGGAGCGAGTTTACGAAGGAGACCGCGATCTCGCTGCTCGGGTCGGAACCGGCGACGTTTGGGAAGTCGAAATCCCAGCGCGAACACGAACCGATCCCGACCACGTCGCGGACGCGACCCCCAACGACATGTCCACCCAGCCCGCCTCGACCTGGTCCACCGTGACGGTCACCGTCGAATTGAATGCGCCGACCCGGCTGGTGGCCGAAGGTCGGGCCCTCGATTTGGCGATCCCTGAAGCCGCCATGACCCGTCTGGATCTCACGGTGCCAGGTCGCATCGCCAAGGCGGTGACCAGCGATGGCCAACCCTTGCCTTTCACGATCCAGGAACCCATCCCGACGACCCCGACGACTCCGACTTCTCCCGACGCCCCGGCCGTGTCGCCCACCCCGGACGAGGCCCCCGCCGAGCGTGCGACCAGTCGGTTGACCGCCCGCCTAACCCCCCGCGCTCGCTTGGAGGTGCGCTGGTCCACCCGGGACGATTCCAGCCGCAGCGCCCCGGTGCGTCTGGCGGCGCGGGCTTTGGTCGAGGCGACCTTGACTGCCACCTCGTGCCGCGCCTTGGCCACCTTTGAGATTGGATGCCTCAGCGGCGCCCCGGAAGTCCTGCGGTTCGACCTTGATCCCGACCTGGAGTTGCTTTCGGTTCGCCTTGATGGTCAGACGATCGCCCGCGCTCCCCGCGTCGAATCCACTCCCAACCCGAACGATCCGGTCGCCAAGTCGTCCAATCGGATCGAGATTCGTTTGCCCGAGCCGATGTTGCGGGGGGGACGCCGGGTGGTGGCGTTGACGGTGCGTCGCCCGTTCGTCAAAACACCGGTCGCCGACGCGGGCGGACCCTCCCCCGCGGCGGAGGGGTCCACCACCTTGCGAAGCGAGTTGATCCTCCGATTGCCGCGTCCAGTCGAAGTGCTGGACCTTTCGGGCAGCCTCGCAGTCAATCGCGGCGAGGATTTGTGGTTTGAGTTACGCCCGCTTCAGGGACTCAGGGTGATCGACCCGGCCACTGAACTGCCGCCCGAGTTGAAGTCGCCCGAGACTAACCTGGGAGCCTTCCGGTTCGATGAACCGTTCGAGATCGCCGTGACCGCTCGACCCGTCCCGGCCCGCACGCTGGTTGAAACCGCCTCCACCCTGACGATTGGCCGCGAACGTCTCGCCTGGAGCAGCCGGGCCACTTTGGAAATGGTTCAAGGAGGGCTCTCCGGAGTGACGATCGCCTTGCCCGAAGGATTCCAACCCGAGCGGGTCGGTCCCTCGGAAATCGTCCGCCGCTGGTCGCTCGAGACCAGCGCGACCGGATCGGACGGACAACGCGGCGGCGCGCGAAGTCCGCTCGTCGAGGCTGCGGCCTCCCCCAACGGGGTCTCCCGGATCGAACTAGAGTGGGTCACAGGGTCCGGGCGGGACCGCTCGGGCGGAGTTTCTCCGGAATCGCGGCAGCGTCAGGTCGAATGGCAAGGACACATGCCCCGTCCCGACTCCAGCGCCATCCCACTGCCGTTTTGGACGGGGCCGGGCTTGATCTCGCGGGGAGGCCGTTTGCTACTGGTCGCCGAACCCGGCCTGGACCTCATCTGGAACGATCCCGACGGCACGTCCGGGTTCGTCGAGGAATTCACCTTTCCCGCCAACTGGCCGGGGCCGCGTCCTCCGGCGGATCGCCGCGTCATCCTGCTTCGACACGACGGCCCCGCGCGTGTCGTGAAAGTTGGGTTGCGGACACGTCCCCCTCGCTTGGAACTGGATTCCGACATCCGCGCCCAGGTCGATCCCCAAACAATCCGCTGGACTCAAACCCTCAACATCCGCAGCCAGGGGGAGGGTTTGACCGAGCTGAATTTGAGCGTCCCCCACGAGTTGGTCGAAGCGATCGAGTTTCGACCCCCCTCGGGAGTCCGCTTGGAACACACGCCGGATCGCACCCGCACCGACGCGACGCGGGAGAACGCGACCGCCACCAATTCCTCGGCCTCCTGCGTGACACCGATGCGTCTGGAGTTCGCCGCGCCCGCGATTGGCGAGGTGAGCGTGCGTTTCGACGCGGTTTTGCCTTGGGAGTCACCGTTGGAGCCGGGCCGCCCGCGTTCGTTGGTCGTGCCGTTGATCAGGGGATGCCACGCTGACGTAGTCGAAGAACGGCTCGCCGTCGAACTCGATCCTCGGTTGCGCGGACGGCTCTCCGCTCCCTTGACCACAACCCCCGCGGGTTGGCGAATTGAGACTCGGCAAGGAAACGAAGGCGACCCCGCCCGTGGCCATTTCCCTGTGTCACCGCCGTCTTCGGGCTCCGACGAGATAGGCCGCGTTTCGGTGGAACCGAGCGCGTCGTTCCTATTCCGAAGGGGACGATGGACTCTGCGGCCCTCGTCCGAATCCCCCTCCGAATCCTCTCGCGAAGACCATCTCGATCCACCCCCACCGCAGTTGATGATCGAATTGCCTCAACCAGCCGAATTACCGGCCGTTCGGATCGAGCGTTGCGATATGCGTCAGGCCGAACGCAGCGACGGTGTGTTGTGGTGGTCGATGCGTCTCACGATTACCAGTCACCCGGGGACGATCGAGATGATCTTGCCTCTTGGTTCGCAACCGCGGCGCTGCGAGGTGGCGGGGCGGACAGTTGGTCCGGAGCGGGTCGGGAACGATCGGATTCGTCTGGCTTTGCCGCCAGGACGAGTGCGGGTCGAATTTGAAGCGATCGCGCCGCCGGGAACCTTGGAACCCTGGAGCGAGGCCCAAACCCGTCGTTGGCCGCTGCCCAGGGTAGAAAACGCCTCGTTCGGTCGAGTCCGCTGGTTCGTCTCGACCCAGGACAACCACGTGGTCCTGGGCGTGCCCGCCGGATGGTCCGACGCCAACGAATGGCGCTGGTCCGGCTTGGGCTGGAGCCGCATGGCCCGTCTCGATCCGTTCAGCCCGGAGTTGAACCCAGATTCCTCACCGGTTTCCAACAGCGCGGCCTCACCCGCGGCCTCAGCTCCGATTGGGGAATTAGGGACGGCGTCGGCGAACGATACCGGTTCGCGTCGCGAGACCGCGCCGGGACGCTGGTTGGCCTTCGAGAGGACCGGCGATCCGCTGGATCCGCGGTTGATGGAATGGTCGCGGTTGACGTTTCTGGGCGGAACCGCCGCGCTGATTCTCGGGGTGGGGATGTGGGTTGCGACTCGTCCCCGGTTTGAGGCATTGACCACCATCTTAGGCTTGCTGTCGCTGGTCGCGTTGACGATCCGCCATCCCGAGTCTTCGCCCGCCTACTGGCAGGCCGCGGCCCTGGGTGGCGGCCTGCTGGCGGCGGTTCGCGCGATCCAAGCGCGGGTGAAATCCACGATCGCGCCACGGCGACCCGCCGGCGGCGAATCGCCTTCGGGATCAGCCCGCGAGGCGGTTGGTTCGGGGGGGGCCAGTCCCACGCCAAGCGACTCCAAGTCCCCAAGCCCTCTACCCCGGGTCGAACCTTCCACGGCGCTGAGTCCTCCACGTTTGGCACCGCCCATCGCGGCCCCAGCCAGCCTTGCGTCCAACCCCATCCCAGCCACGGACACGGACCCGCCTCAAGCCCCAAGGGAGGCCAATGCCACCCCGACCTCAGACTCACCGCGTCATTGAATCAGCCGTTGGATCGCGTTAGAGTGAACCCCCGCTTCCCATCTTCAGGAAATTGGTTCCACCAGCCGTTGATTACAACGTCGAGGCTGGTCGGGCGCGTCGCCTATGCTTGATCCTTGTTCCACAACGCCACGAACGAGAGTCCGCCTCCATGCCCGGGGCTTTTCCCTGCTTCGCCGAGTTTCTCGACCAGGTTCGTTCCCATCGCGCCCGCTGCGGACCGGTGGCGCGCCGGCTCTCGGGGGACGGTCTGACCCCGGTTTCCGCCTTCGCCCGACTGGCCACCTCCCCAAGTCCCGCCTTCCTGTTCGAGAGCGTGATGAGTGGAGAGAAGATGGGGCGTTACAGCTTCATCGGCATGGATCCCTTCCTCTGGTTCGAGGCCAAAGGGCCCCGGATGATCATTTCGTCGGCTCAGGGAGTCCAACACGGCTTTGAAACGGCTGACCCCTTGCGGGTGCTGGAGCGTTGGGTTGGGATTCATGCGGCCTTTCCACTGCCTGGTCTGCCCAGCTTCCTGGGCGGAGCGGTTGGCTTCGCCGGATACGACACGGTGCGATACGTCGAGCGGTTACCGCATCCACCGCCCGACGATCGCAACCTCCCCGATCTGGCGTTTGGCTTGTACGACCAGATTTTAGTTTTCGATCACATTCGCAAACTCATGGTGGTCGCGGTGGTAGCCCGCCCCCGGGGCCTGATCGAGGCAGCCGCGGATCCCCAGGCCACCACCGAACGGTTGGAACGCGGTGAGCCACCGGGAATGTCCTCTGACTCAGAATGGCTCGAGGCTTATGACCGCGCCCGCGATCGCCTCGATCGCCTGATCGCCCGGCTCGGTGCCTCGACCCCGATCGATCTGGGGTTGACTGACCTCGATTTGACCCCCACCCCCGACCCCCCCTACGAATCCAACTTCGACCAAGCCGGTTACGAGGCCGTCGTCGCCCGTTGTCAAGACTACATCCGCGCCGGGG encodes:
- a CDS encoding inositol monophosphatase family protein: MAEFDARKLADVAPDHPDFARLLENCAATAERAARHGGNRLLESYRNVTAREKGPFDLVTDADLASQRVIVETILETHPGHTILGEEGLQADPTNPWKWIVDPLDGTVNFAHGLPPWCVSIGLEAYGELVVGVIHVPLEQATFRAVKGAGAVLNGQPIQVSSIDSMEGAVIATGFPTYWEPHDPDRLMALFRRFCTRTHSVRRSGSSAWNLAMTAAGAFDICYATVMQPWDAAAGVVLVREAGGQVTDLEGQPYNLERQAILATNGRLHAEAVEAIRQTDAALGRRSQPAAN
- the trpE gene encoding anthranilate synthase component I, whose protein sequence is MPGAFPCFAEFLDQVRSHRARCGPVARRLSGDGLTPVSAFARLATSPSPAFLFESVMSGEKMGRYSFIGMDPFLWFEAKGPRMIISSAQGVQHGFETADPLRVLERWVGIHAAFPLPGLPSFLGGAVGFAGYDTVRYVERLPHPPPDDRNLPDLAFGLYDQILVFDHIRKLMVVAVVARPRGLIEAAADPQATTERLERGEPPGMSSDSEWLEAYDRARDRLDRLIARLGASTPIDLGLTDLDLTPTPDPPYESNFDQAGYEAVVARCQDYIRAGDIFQVVPSQRFRLITECRSFDIYRALRVVNPSPFLFYLDHGSYQLIGSSPEIMMRVHQGRMTMRPLAGTRRRGATEEEDRRLERELLADPKERAEHVMLIDLGRNDVGRVARPATVRLDNVMHVERYSHVMHLSTDVYGELAEGLTAFDALRVSLPVGTVSGAPKIRAMEIIDELEPTRRGPYAGAVGYIDFNGDMDTCIALRTIVRHGRYADVQAGAGVVYDSDPTAEYQETLAKARGLFQAIKLAESFRVSGSPMATGASGDPTT